The sequence CGACCGAGCTGACCACGAGCGCGTTGTATGCGTTGAGCCACGCGGCCAGTGGCTCGGACCTGCTCATGGTCGCAAGCGAGTCAAGGAAGCTCGCGAGATCGCCCCGCGCCTCTCTATCCGCTTTGAGCCCGGCATAGTCGACGCCTCGTTGTCCTGCATAGCGAGACAATACGCGCTCCCACGGGCTCGCGTCGAGCGCTCGAGCGCCCTGCGCGACCAGCAGCAGCGCAGCTGCGAGCGCCACGTCGCACAGGCGCGCAAGCCGGCTCTTGTGCTCAATCGCTGGTCTCATTGCGGGTCGCGCAGGCACTTGCAAAGTGTCGTTCCTGTGGCTGCGAGCGTTACCTGGGGCCGAGTCAGGAGTCGGAGTCTCCGGAGCAAGGTGATCCGCATAGCGTTAGGGTATCCTTAGTAGCGTGCCGTGGGCACCCACCAACGCCGGGGAGATCTACTACGACCTACAGGGCTCGAAAGCCGCCCCGGTGCTCGTTCTAGTGCGCGGTTTGGCTTGGTCGAGTCGTTACTGGCTGACCCTGCCGGGACGCTTTGCGAGCAGCTACCGTGTTCTGACGCTGGATAGTCGCGGCGCGGGCGCGAGCAGCGCTCCGCTTGGGCCCTACTCGATCGGCGCCATGGCAGACGATGTTGCCGCAGTGCTCGGCGCGGCCGGCATCGGTCGCGTGCACCTATTTGGTCTTTCGCTCGGCGGGATGATAGCGCAGCAATTCGCTCTGCGGCATCGCGATCGGCTGGGATGCCTCGTGCTCGGCGCCACCAGCGCCGGCGGCTGGCTGCGCAGGCCCATCCCGGCTGCAGCCATGATCCGCCTCCTGCTCTCGGGGCTTCTGCCGCCGCCCGACACCGCTCGCGTCATGGCGCCCGTCTTGTTCGCACAGGGGTTTCGCCGTCGCCAGCCTCGAACCTGGGCACGTTGGCTCGAACTCGCCGCCGTGGATGCAACGCCAAGGCACGGCGCGGCTGCCCAGCTGCTTGCCGCGCTGAGGCACGACACCCACGGCGCCCTTCCATCTATCGAAGCGCCCACCTTGGTCATGGCCGGCGCAAAGGACCGGCTGATTCCTCCCGAGCACAGCGTGCAGCTCGCGCGAAAGCTGCCCAACGCTCAACTACGCGTGCTCGACGACAGCGGTCATGAGTTCCCCACGGAGCAGCCGGACGTGACCGTTAGGATCGTGCGTG is a genomic window of Pseudomonadota bacterium containing:
- a CDS encoding alpha/beta hydrolase; the protein is MPWAPTNAGEIYYDLQGSKAAPVLVLVRGLAWSSRYWLTLPGRFASSYRVLTLDSRGAGASSAPLGPYSIGAMADDVAAVLGAAGIGRVHLFGLSLGGMIAQQFALRHRDRLGCLVLGATSAGGWLRRPIPAAAMIRLLLSGLLPPPDTARVMAPVLFAQGFRRRQPRTWARWLELAAVDATPRHGAAAQLLAALRHDTHGALPSIEAPTLVMAGAKDRLIPPEHSVQLARKLPNAQLRVLDDSGHEFPTEQPDVTVRIVRGFLNRSSAIG